In Silurus meridionalis isolate SWU-2019-XX chromosome 7, ASM1480568v1, whole genome shotgun sequence, the genomic stretch ATGTAATTCGTTATGTAGGTATCTATAAAATGGAGTTTGTGATTCTTGTTTGACAGACACCTATTTCGCATTTAATCTTGACTTAGTgtaaaatttcattttaaaatgaagtatttcttacaaatactttaaataaataaatccacctgCTTATTCTAATTTATGCGACATCACTGTTgacatatttattctgtttgaATGAAGAGTGCTTTTTACTGTAAGCACATCTCTGGTATTAGTGATATCTGCAAAACAAGAAACAGGTTTATATTGGTGCACTAGTTCTGATGTTTCTTTATTGTTATAGTAATCAATTACACATGGATTTGTAGGCTTTTAATATGTTTGTTATTGTGGATATATCGACATTTTCTGTAGTGTATAGTAAGAACGGCATAGCTGTGGTTTATAGCTGTTACAACATATGTAATAAGAATAAAGTTGTTTTACTGACATCTATGTAACGACTTATGTATCTATATATGAATAGATGAATACAGCACATGCTactgtaaggaaaaaaaatacagtaatacagcCTGAAAAGAAACGAACAGCACACATCaagtttaaatgttatttaaggAATTTCTGACCTTGATTTCCTCCTTCTCTGTTTTCTCCTCTTTTCCACTTTTCTTCATTCCTGCCTCCACCATTTCAAAGAACTCTTTCTCTGCACGGGCCACCAGGTCCTCTGAGCTCTCCTCTCCATCTCTGGTATCTTCGTCCTTGCCCTGCTCTGAGCGACAGCGCTCTTTCAGACGCATCTCTCTGTGTCGAGCCTCCAGAATCTTCTCCCGCTTCGTCTCCCGTTCAAACATCTATAAGTACACATGCACATACCCGTTGAATTCACAAGTAACACAGAAGGTTTTGGAACATTCAAAGAAATAGGTCTGaaaattcattaaattttttttcttgggcACAATTTCATTGTTATCCTgacttaaatataaataaatatattcggCATTTCATGTCCAACATGACGAGGACTAGTACAAGTATTAGTACAAGTACTCAAACTTCTTGCTTCTATgttgttaaattaaaaaaaaggttgttcaaataaaattaataaaacacatttaaaaccaGCAAAGACGAGcaaaaaattgcttttaaaattaataatctaaataataaatttgaaaTTTTGATTGTTAGATAGATGCTATATATCctgctcatgtgtgtgtgtatgtgtgtgtgtgtgtgtgtgtgtgtgtgtgtgtgtgtctcaccgcTGTTGCCAGTGCTTTCTCATTTCTCTGCAGTGTGCACAGGCCTGATGAGATCTCAAGCAGGGTGGCAGTGCCGAGCTGTGAGCCACAAGCCAGATAACGGCCATTATCCTGCACACGCATACTGTACAGCGCTTCATCAGATACCTGCCAAAAGCAGTACAAACGTCTTCATTTTGTGGacgatttatttcatttatctatttaggacaatttctgtcattaaaaCAACACAAGTTCCTAAAGTAGTAACAGAACTGTTACATTTGGTTTAGGAGGTAGGACTGGGTCAGAGTTAAAGTAACCTACTTTAAGTGTGAGTGTTGGGTCATTCTGCTTGAACAGGAAGTCCCATACATCTAAAGTGCCATCCATTTTGACTGTGAAGAAGACTGAAGGTCGAACAGGGCTCCAGCATCCATCTGACAGGTGCGCCATGTGATATCTGCATAGAAACAGATAGCAGAAATGATTTTTGCACCAAAAgtattaaaatatgtaatatgttcAAGCAATGTGTAATATGTGATATGTCCAAACAGATTGCATTTCTATTACTCAAATATTATTGCCAGGGGTTACAACTGAAACGAATTCTAGGAGGCATTTTTAAATGTCCTCACTAGTCTGTGTAGTATCAGTAATAGGCACTTACTTTGTCCACATAATAGAAGATTCCTTTATTTCCTCGGACCAGATACGAGCAGTCCAGTCACCCACAGTCAGAAAGTTCTTAGGAAGAAACGGGTTCCTCTGCAGAGCGTATATAGGCCCATGATGACCACTATAAGTGCACACGATCTTCTCCCCCGGAGTTTTGGCTTTCCGATTGCATGAGACCACCATCCCCTCTTCTGTCCCAACCATGAACTTTGTGGGCTGATAAAATGAACTCCACATATTAATCCAGACTCTTCatatttactttccattttcaATTCAGTATACAGAGTTGTCTTACCATTGTGGTTTCAAACTCAAGTGAGATGCCACCTAGTGCATTTTCCAGCTTCCCCTTCTTGCTGGGGTCCAGAACCAGCCTTTCTGTGGGTTCATTAATCTTACGAACATCCCACCACAACACCTGATCGAATACACACGTGTACATGTTAAGCTTTGTAGCAGGACAAATTAAAGAAGTGATTGTGTTGTAAAATTGCTTCCCCAACAGAACAAGAGATAATAGTAAGATATCATGATATGATGAACGTGGCGCTCGAGGTGTCCTGGCAATACAGCATAATGTTCTGGTAATGTGCGCTGACCTGGCCATCGGTGGAAGCTGAAAAAAAGTCTGTGCCTGTCTTTGAGTGCAACCAGATGACCTTATACACCGGGTCTCTATGGCTGTTCTCGGTGGCCGACATCTCAACCGGTTGGCTGCCTTTACGTGTGTCCCAGTATGCTGCAGAGAAGCAGTATCACTGATGAttcttactttaaaaaaaatagctttaaaTCCAGTTTACAACCTTTTGAATCCATTTATTTTTGCTCAACcacatatatttaacattaaaacaaagCATTTTTTGTACCAGACACCTAACCTGGAATTTCCTTACATATAAGTCTTACATAAATGATGACATTGAGAATTTAACTATTGACAAGTgaaaataaaggcttttattAATTGTATGTGCACTGAGAAATGAGTGTGCTTATAGCACATTTAATACCGAAAAAGAAAGTTGCTCAGGTTAATcattaaaaggttaaaaaaaaacaggagggtgacagaaataaaaagcaaataaagacTAGTACATTGTTTTGTAATCAGTGAAAAAAATTGCCATTTCCACCCAACAAAAGTGCAACGCTACAGTTGTTTTTACTCTTCTACCACAGCATTCTGCAAATGCTCTAATTTCAAGTGTATTTGTTGCATTTAGTGTTAAGGAACATACAACCAATCATTTACTCATCTATTTACTCATGTCTTTCCCTCACTATTCTCTCGTATTTTCTtctaaatacattatataatagaTGTCATGTGGGTGAGAATGTGAAAGACTTTCTAATGTCAGATTCTGGAATAAAAGTCACAGCTTTACTTCTGTCTTGTGCAAATCTCATAACACTTcttatcaaatacatttttatattattatccaTATCAACAGATACacaacttgtttttttatgtcgACGTGTGTAAAGTCTAACTAAATTAATCAGTGCTTCCTGACTGTGTAGAATTGACAATTCAACAGAAATGCTGATATCTAATGTATATACGCTATTGCAATTATAAAAGTAGCGATAAGCAGTTAAATAGAACTTGACTTCTGTTGTGATAAAAGTCCTTACCAATTTGCCCATTGTAGCTTCCTCCAACTAGGATATGTGAGTCTTTGGGATTATATTCCAGAGAGACAAGGGGAGACACAGGTTTCAGTGTCAGCTCAGGTTTATTTGGGttctctgtttaaaaaaaaaatcaatgcttGAATCACTAAGAAAGGCAAAATAGTTTGATAAATTCAAATCAATCAGCATTATACACAACCAAACCACAATAGCATAAATGATGTTTTCTTCATACCAATGTCCCAAATATAGGAGTCGTAACATATGTCTTTGCTGTATTTCTGAAACTCTAAAGAAGAGTAAGCCACAGCCAGCTTGCGGTTACCGTCAGGGTGCCACGACAGACAGGTGGCGGTTCGCTTCACCTCGTTTGGgtctctgaacacaaacaggaTCCGAGAAGAAGTAGAAAAATGAATTTTTGTTCTCATACAACTTTATTAGTTATCAAGGACTTACATGGAGAGATTTTTTTAGCACCAGTCATTGTGTTTATGGCATAATACTGATCAATAATGTCACCTGAACACATTGATGGTTTTGGCTGAGGGATGATCATCTGTCTCTTCCATTATCTCTTCATCCTCAAAGTACTCCTGATAGATATCGATGGCATTGTTCTGTCTGATACAGTTCTCCATGTACTACAGTAGAAAGAAATACCAGTCTGTGATTGAGTGATCTACTagttctttttatttgtctctTATTTGTTACAAATTACACCTTCTATTGaataagtgaaaataaaatcaaaaacatttttaaatgacgTACTATTGCTTCCCCCAACAATAACAGAATTAGCTAATAAAAGTCTATTattatagtctgtttttgtcttgtattgtccaagctgaatgtatagcgttgtttatgtctgtacttttgagagtcactaacagttggaatcaaattccttgtgtgtcaacacacttggccaataaacctgaatCTGATTCTGGTAAGTGTGCTAATAAAGCAAAATAAGAATTTAATGCTCTTAACAAATCTAACCCAAACATTAATCTGAATCTGgtaaaatttgttttaaaccaACTCAAcccataacataaaaaaaaacactcacactTCCAAGCTGTATCAGGGTGTTCACATAGTTCTCATCCTTCTCTATTTTCTTCCTGTAACGAATGGTCTGTTCCAGGTCAAGGGGGTTGACATCTTTTGGCCACCCACCTTCCACATGGTTTATGCCACGTGTCTCTGTCTGAAAGCACTCTGAGTTCACCTGGAAGGAAAAGACTTTGAGGATAAGTGACTGATGATGATATGGTGCACACATATAattgctttttgaatatcccattcTGCATATTCCCCGGCTTCTATAAACTGTGTCCATCCTACATTGTGACTTGTGCAGTTTATTTTATGGTCCATAATATGATGTGATGAATGGTCTAtaaatgtgatggtcaggtgtcaacaaactttGGGCCATAAAGTGTGTCTACACTAAAccagatttattttaacaagCATTAAGGAGCTTGTGTGCTCTAGGAACTGTTCTCCCATTCACATTAACCCTGAGAAAAGCCATGAAACAATCATGAACTGAGTAGCAAAAGATTGTGATGAACAGTGTTCTGGATGATTTCCCATACTCACCTCATGCTCTGACATTTCCTGTGTGTTCTGTATGGCTACATCACATGGATCCTGAGCTATAAAGTCCGCGGCGAGAGCCGGGTCAGGCAGGATGTCCACATGCAGCTCAGCCGGCCGATCTGAGAAGTTACACTGGCGACCAAAATCACTGCGTTTCCTCGTGTACGCATATGTGACCTCCATTGTGAATCCTAGAAATCAATGTTCAGTGTAGGTGCATGGGAAGAGGGACAGAGACTGATAAGAAGGTGACAGACTTTACAGTAATCTGAATGATATTAAGATTTAGATATCTACTGAGCAAGCCATTGGATATTAAGGAAATAATCTCCAAAAAACATGAGACAAGTTAAGACTCCGAAAAACGGAAGGGATTGCATCTAATGTTTTTATATCCCATATTTCTACGCATTTCTACACTTTTACACTGCCCAGatactttatattaatttggtttagatatatttacatatttatttgaacttgtcaatttgcacaatgctgctatttgcacttctggtaaatgtgaaactgcatttcgttgctgtgtacctgtactatgcagtGACAATGAAGttgaatctatctatctgtctgtctgtctgtctgtctacatatTTACCAAAGCCAGGAATGTTTTATTAGCTAAAAACTTTTAGCAGTGTTACGAACTGACctgaaatacttcagtaaaaaaaaagctggactAAGTTTCGATCTAAATGCGTTTTGAAGCACGATGTACTCAGGTGGGTTCGAATGTTAAACCCCCTGTAAGAAACCCTCGCTTACATAGAACATGGATAAGAATGGCCACGTTTGTTATACTAAGAGAAATAGTGTATTTCGTGCTATGAAAATCCCTACCTGGACCGTCACTTATTAAAACTAAGTGAACTTCTCTCTTTAGACTGAGATGATCACGAGTTCTTCCCGAGCGTCCATGCGAGAGTCAGGTGTTTACTGTATCTTAGCAACCAACCACGCCCACTTCCGGGACCGCATCATTTTAAAGAACAAAAGCTCTCCATGGCgacaacataaaaataaaagaaatcaaaaatGAAAACGAAAGGTTTGACATTTCAATTCTTACAGCACACTTTTTTctagtaaaaatatttaatgaataaataatatgcGGATAAACAATTAGCAGTAATGAAAGTAGGTGCGGCTACTCGATCCGTACAGGAAACACAGTTTGTACTGTGCACGTGCGAAAACGAGGTTTTTGTTCTGCGCATGCGCGAAATAGCTGTTACGTCCTGTCATCGCCAAAGTTTTTCGATTTATATTCTTTTGCGTTTTATTTACATCTTCAAGAATTTctgtgtaaattaataaataaatgaatgaatgagggaTGAAAGAAATGAATTCGTTTATGAATAacttgaattaataaataaataactatttcGTGTGTTTCTTAAATGCAGACGTGTTAAAGTATACTGAAAAAAAGTAGAGCATatgtttagaaaatgtatttaaaacctttttaacacacgttatttttatttatttatttttatatgtggGGTTATTTAATATCTGTAGATTTTAGATTCTTGTAAATTACAATTCATTGTTTTCCATGTGAATGAATACATGAGTTAAAAAggtacatatataaataaaccctGCTCTTTGTTTACAAACAATATTTGTGTAACATAAAGATCTTTGATTGGTTATTTAATAATGATAACCAAAATGATTAAACAATCTATTTTCCTGATTAAAATATGGCGATATTATTGTCACTGAGCGGTACCGGGCTGTGGATCACCAAACTTTTcattcttattttctttccatttgATTGACTGTCGCCCTCTGCAGGATGTTTCTCGCACTTGTTTCAGTCGCAGGTTTGTTTCTATGCATCGCACCAACTGATTTTGGATTATGGTgagttacattttaattacatatgtagataaaaaataataattaaagcataaaatatgtataatgttatataacATGTACGTTATTGCACGTGAcaattaaagcatttatttcttccgtttttttaaaactgtataaaaaaatgttttaaacttttattattctttttatttttattattattattattattattattattattattattattattacatgctATGattacgtttattattatagtagtTATAGTATATAGTCTTTAGCGCCTCCTGGCGTTCACGCTATGCAATGTTTTCTTGTACTTCTCTcccttgttgttgttgttgttgttgttgttgttgtttttgctgctgctgttcttcttcatctttctctATAAGTACTTTCTTATGATTTTAGACATAAATTGTGACTCACGCTGGTGGGAAATTGAAGAGGCATCACTTCTCAAATGTCAAGTCTAGAATGGATGACTAAAGTCACGTTCTGGAATACATTAAAGAGTTACAAAACacttatattaaataatagaaacatttacagtatgtcTATCTTTCTCCTAGATTTAGCAGTAAAAAAAGCAGGGAGGTAAAAGTATGTGAACAAAACTAATTCTATGTTGTACAGTTTAAACCTTCCTACCTCCTAATTATGCCCCATTTGGTgcaaactgttttgaaaaacTAGAGACATGTTTATCTTTGTGGCTCATTTGCATCATTGCGTACATAAAGTTGTAGGGTGATGTTGGAGGTCTATGCATATGCTGTGCCTATGGGTcgcacaaaataaatgaatgttttttacatttcaattcaCTGCCTATGTTTTTCTGCAATTAACAGCCACACAGAaatttaaaaatgcttaaaatgtaAGAGCAAATTTATAGATATCTTAATTTAAGtaaatagaccaaaaaaaatttgaagCTGAAATTATTTCACATAAACTCAGCACCATCATTACATAGGCAGCACTTTTGTTCATCCTTTTAATACTCATGTGACATAATGTAGGGATAAACAGAAGGGCAAATGCTCACCAGTGGCTTAAGAGCCACCATATGTCAAATAACCTCAGAAGGATCTCATGCCTTAAGCCCTCCAGAAACATCCTGTACAGATTAAAAGTGGAGAATCTGAGCAAGAGCAGCACTACCACCCAAATATGAGCTTCAGTAcagaagagagaggagaacccCATACACAGGACTACAGAGTCTATTTTAGTGAGTAAAATATCATAAAATCCTGCACTATATAGTTCAACAAATTTTTATAAAGATATTTATATTGAGCATTACCTGAACATAGGATTTTAGATATAATATTGTCTTAATCCTTTGTTTTCACCATGTCATAGTATGTCTTTCACTAATATAGATACATGGATGCTtacttactgtatatttgtagttccttaattatttaaaaaaatccaatacTATAGCAATGCTATTGAGTATGATTAGAGTTTCAGCAATAGTTAAACAATCacttttcaaaatatataaaactatgtCTGATTTTGGAAAAAGAAATCATGATATGAAAGAAGAATCCTTTCTAATTTGCGTGCTGAGTTGAATGATCTGAGTCACTAAAAAGAGGTGGAATTCCCATCACATTTGTTATTACACATAAAAACTGATATTGGTGCTATTTAGCAGTGTTTATCACAGATATTACTATGTAAAGGTGAAAAATAGCATTTCTTTGAATAACAGGCTCAACGAGTCACCAGTCTGTGACAGCAATGGTTTAGAGAATGACATTTGAGTAGATACTCAGctgaataaatgtaatctgtacgtaatatgtaatatgtaaaaaaatttatctGTACATCATTAAATACAGTTTGGACTCAAATTCATTCCAATTTTTGtctttacattattttagaCTTCGTTGTAAAGTGTTTCAGGAGTATCTTATTACTGATTGTGTATGAATGCTATATTAGATCACATGATAAATCCAGTTTTCTTCACAGAAAACTCAAATGGGAAATACATATCTCCATTCCATGACATTCCCCTTTATGCAGATGAGGCCAAGGCATGtagattttatattaaaatctcTCCTGCACATGCAATTGTTAAAATTGTTGAGTCTCACAATCTATATAGAGTGTGTTGTTAACAAACTTTTTCACTCATTTTCACCAGAATATTTTCCATGCAGTTGTTGAGGTACCCAGATGGACAAATGCAAAAATGGAGGTATAGATTGTGCTTATTGCTAAAGAATATCACTGATTGGAAGCATGGTGACTTGATTGATATCTCAAAATTCTGTAAATTATCTGTAATTCTTTCTGTGACAACATTTTCGTTTTAAAGCAAAACGTCATCTACAAATACAATATGcccttctttcacattgtctgATGATTACATCACATGTAATCTTGCACTATTATCAGTAAGatcattacacattttatagAAGCAATTCAACATTGCATGAGTCAAGACATTTATGATTGGATTATGCATTCATTTAATCAGTATGTATTAGGGGACAAAGCACACTGTGACATAATTACTGACACAGTGGCAAAAATGAGATCTACcatacagtatatcacaaacatttgttAGTTTTTAATTACATTAGATATCAGTCATAATCTGGATTTCCTAGATCGCAACCAAAGAACCATTGAACCCTCTGAAGCAAGATGTCAAAAGAGGAAATCTGCGTTATATCTGTAATGTATTTCCACATAAAGGCTACATATGGAACTATGGAGCTTTGCCTCAGGTCTGTTTATTAAGCATGTTACACATGATAGAGGTTTAATTCAAACATATGATTAGCACAAGTTATATTTGGTGTGTTagataaataagtaataaaccatatgaagttttatatatatgatttcCTTTCTCTTACTTGTTAGACATGGGAAGATCCACGACACACAGATGGTGACACAAAATGCTCTGGAGACAATGACCCCATTGATATGTGTGACATAGGTAACAAGGTAATAGAAAATCGACTGATAAGGAAATGGGATTAAAGCATTCTGCTTGTGGGGTTTTGGGCTGCAAATGTCTACTAAAAGAACGGTACAAGCCCAGATTAAATAAACTCTAAATCCTATAAACTACCACAGAAGTGAAATTGCAATTCTCATTCCTTAAACTTAAACTAAAATTAAATGAGTGAAaattaaaagaacaaacaaaaaaaaaacccataaaatgTACCACAAACTGCCTGCATAAATTGTCACTAACTTCAATGCAACGTGGCCTCGACTCTACTCATTCCAAAATGTCCCCAGCACCGCTGCATCTCCCTGTGGATGGGGGTTGTGCCATCCTGAAAGAGACCACCCCTATCATGTTTCATCACAGAAACATTTCCTTCTAATAGGAAAAAAATTTGTCAcctatgtgcatttttttctattagtTTTCCTGTACctgaataatttaatttttacatgaacaaaaataaacagctggAGCACAAATGAATCCTAACAAATGACTCTACATTACTAAATGATTGTTAATACATTTGCCTTTGAACCCATTTTTATCTGTCATTCTGATTGTATTGTCTCCTAAAATATCTTCTGCAGGTCTGCTCACAGGGAGATATCATCAAGGTGAAAGTGTTGGGAA encodes the following:
- the dnai2b gene encoding dynein axonemal intermediate chain 2, which produces MEVTYAYTRKRSDFGRQCNFSDRPAELHVDILPDPALAADFIAQDPCDVAIQNTQEMSEHEVNSECFQTETRGINHVEGGWPKDVNPLDLEQTIRYRKKIEKDENYVNTLIQLGSYMENCIRQNNAIDIYQEYFEDEEIMEETDDHPSAKTINVFRDPNEVKRTATCLSWHPDGNRKLAVAYSSLEFQKYSKDICYDSYIWDIENPNKPELTLKPVSPLVSLEYNPKDSHILVGGSYNGQIAYWDTRKGSQPVEMSATENSHRDPVYKVIWLHSKTGTDFFSASTDGQVLWWDVRKINEPTERLVLDPSKKGKLENALGGISLEFETTMPTKFMVGTEEGMVVSCNRKAKTPGEKIVCTYSGHHGPIYALQRNPFLPKNFLTVGDWTARIWSEEIKESSIMWTKYHMAHLSDGCWSPVRPSVFFTVKMDGTLDVWDFLFKQNDPTLTLKVSDEALYSMRVQDNGRYLACGSQLGTATLLEISSGLCTLQRNEKALATAMFERETKREKILEARHREMRLKERCRSEQGKDEDTRDGEESSEDLVARAEKEFFEMVEAGMKKSGKEEKTEKEEIKENSEEEL
- the ppa1a gene encoding inorganic pyrophosphatase 2, mitochondrial isoform X1, with amino-acid sequence MKTKGCFSHLFQSQVCFYASHQLILDYALQKHPVQIKSGESEQEQHYHPNMSFSTEERGEPHTQDYRVYFKNSNGKYISPFHDIPLYADEAKNIFHAVVEVPRWTNAKMEIATKEPLNPLKQDVKRGNLRYICNVFPHKGYIWNYGALPQTWEDPRHTDGDTKCSGDNDPIDMCDIGNKVCSQGDIIKVKVLGILALIDEGETDWKVIVINVEDPEAAEFNDIEDVKRRKPGYLEATVDWFRMYKVPNGKPENQFAFNGDFKNRDFAIKTIKDTHEYWKALILSKNEVKELNCLNTCVTGSPYICSEMDAKAIADSASAYGASEPIPSSADKWFFYSK
- the ppa1a gene encoding inorganic pyrophosphatase 2, mitochondrial isoform X2 — translated: MFLALVSVAALQKHPVQIKSGESEQEQHYHPNMSFSTEERGEPHTQDYRVYFKNSNGKYISPFHDIPLYADEAKNIFHAVVEVPRWTNAKMEIATKEPLNPLKQDVKRGNLRYICNVFPHKGYIWNYGALPQTWEDPRHTDGDTKCSGDNDPIDMCDIGNKVCSQGDIIKVKVLGILALIDEGETDWKVIVINVEDPEAAEFNDIEDVKRRKPGYLEATVDWFRMYKVPNGKPENQFAFNGDFKNRDFAIKTIKDTHEYWKALILSKNEVKELNCLNTCVTGSPYICSEMDAKAIADSASAYGASEPIPSSADKWFFYSK